The Castor canadensis chromosome 13, mCasCan1.hap1v2, whole genome shotgun sequence genome has a window encoding:
- the LOC109683357 gene encoding von Ebner gland protein 1-like, producing the protein MQGSAGKRVSGTWYLKAVASDKGIPGKMLGSVSVTPMTVKILEEGSLEIKFTARISGQCWKITTVLEKTDEPGKYTAYGGRQVVHIIKSDVEDHYILYGVGKLAGHQIQMAKLVGRDPEINQEALKDFKEFSGFTGLDSENMIIPQQRETCPPSLGFGSRSLWL; encoded by the exons GTCTCAGGCACATGGTATTTGAAGGCTGTGGCATCAGATAAGGGGATTCCTGGGAAGATGCTGGGGTCTGTGTCTGTGACCCCCATGACTGTCAAGATCCTGGAGGAGGGAAGCCTAGAAATCAAGTTCACTGCCCG GATCTCAGGTCAATGCTGGAAGATAACCACCGTCCTAGAGAAAACCGACGAGCCTGGCAAATACACAGCCT ATGGGGGCAGGCAAGTGGTGCACATCATTAAGTCAGATGTGGAGGACCACTACATCCTCTATGGTGTGGGCAAGCTGGCTGGGCATCAGATCCAAATGGCAAAGCTTGTGG GCAGAGACCCGGAAATCAACCAGGAAGCCCTGAAGGATTTCAAGGAGTTTTCAGGATTTACAGGACTCGACTCGGAGAATATGATCATCCCCCAGCAAAGAg aAACCTGCCCTCCAAGTTTAGGATTTGG GTCAAGGAGCTTATGGCTCTGA